One window from the genome of Actinoplanes teichomyceticus ATCC 31121 encodes:
- a CDS encoding amidohydrolase, giving the protein MTTALTAPAGADTAWAGPQPGEDPLTGQLDHWLAARGAELVTIRRHIHAHPEPSHSEFETAALIMRELTVAGLRPRLMPRGNGVICDIGEGDRMVAFRADLDALPLHDLKDVPYRSTAEKLAHACGHDVHTTILLGLGLLLAELHEQGELPGRVRLLFQPAEEAIPSGAPEVIAAGGLKDVSAIYALHCYPQLPAGLVGVRSGPFTAAADTIKVKLSGPGGHTARPHLTADLVHALGRVIVDVPALLDRRVDPRAGVSLVWGSVHAGQAFNAIPGAGEVSGTVRILNRDAWREAPEMITKLIRDVVAATGAEVEVEYKRGVPPVINDRMASAIIAGAAGAALGADRVVEAEISMGGEDFSYYLEHVPGAMIRLGTGIPGSDTRHDLHQGDFDVDESCIAHGIRVMTHTALAALSTGAF; this is encoded by the coding sequence GTGACTACTGCTCTGACGGCGCCCGCCGGCGCCGATACGGCGTGGGCCGGGCCGCAGCCCGGCGAGGACCCCCTGACCGGCCAGCTCGACCACTGGCTCGCCGCCCGGGGAGCCGAGCTGGTGACCATCCGCCGGCACATCCACGCCCACCCGGAGCCGTCACACTCCGAATTCGAGACCGCGGCCCTGATCATGCGGGAACTGACCGTGGCCGGCCTGCGGCCCCGGCTGATGCCCCGCGGCAACGGGGTGATCTGCGACATCGGCGAGGGTGACCGGATGGTCGCCTTCCGGGCCGACCTCGACGCGCTGCCGCTGCACGACCTCAAGGACGTGCCGTACCGCAGCACCGCCGAGAAGCTGGCCCACGCCTGCGGGCACGACGTGCACACCACCATCCTGCTCGGCCTCGGCCTGCTCCTGGCCGAGCTGCACGAGCAGGGCGAGCTGCCCGGCCGGGTGCGGCTGCTGTTCCAGCCCGCCGAGGAGGCGATCCCGTCCGGCGCGCCCGAGGTGATCGCGGCCGGCGGGCTCAAGGACGTTTCCGCGATCTACGCCCTGCACTGCTACCCGCAGCTGCCGGCCGGCCTGGTCGGGGTCCGCTCCGGTCCGTTCACCGCCGCCGCGGACACCATCAAGGTCAAGCTCTCCGGCCCGGGCGGGCACACCGCGCGCCCGCACCTGACCGCCGACCTGGTGCACGCGCTCGGGCGGGTGATCGTCGACGTGCCGGCCCTGCTCGACCGCCGGGTCGACCCGCGGGCCGGCGTCTCGCTCGTCTGGGGCTCGGTGCACGCCGGTCAGGCGTTCAACGCCATCCCCGGCGCCGGCGAGGTCAGCGGCACGGTGCGCATCCTCAACCGGGACGCCTGGCGCGAAGCCCCCGAGATGATCACCAAGCTGATCCGGGACGTGGTCGCCGCGACCGGCGCCGAGGTCGAGGTGGAGTACAAGCGCGGCGTCCCGCCGGTGATCAACGACCGGATGGCCAGCGCCATCATCGCGGGCGCCGCCGGCGCCGCGCTCGGCGCCGACCGGGTGGTCGAGGCCGAGATCAGCATGGGCGGCGAGGACTTCTCCTACTACCTGGAACACGTGCCCGGCGCGATGATCCGGCTCGGCACCGGGATCCCCGGCTCCGACACCCGGCACGACCTGCACCAGGGCGACTTCGACGTGGACGAGAGCTGCATCGCGCACGGCATCCGGGTGATGACGCACACCGCGCTGGCGGCGCTCTCCACCGGCGCCTTCTGA
- a CDS encoding acyl-CoA mutase large subunit family protein — translation MNAESGFPIKPVYGPDDVPPGAGLDRPGEFPYTRGVYPTMYTKRPWTMRQYAGFGTAAESNARYHQLLEAGTMGLSVAFDLPTQMGYDSDDPIAHGEVGKVGVAIDSIDDMRQLFDGIPLDRVSTSMTINAPGSVLLLLYQLVAEEQGVPGAALQGTIQNDILKEYIARGTYIFPPKPSLRLVADTFAYCRAEIPKWNTISISGYHMAEAGATPAQEIAFTLANGIEYVRAAIAAGLAVDDFAPRLSFFFVARTTLLEEIAKFRAARRMWARIMRDDFGAKDPKSMMLRFHTQTAGVQLTAQQPEVNLIRVAIQALGAVAGGTQSLHTNSYDEAIALPTEKSARLALRTQQVLAYESGLTGTVDPFAGSYAVEAMTDAVEREATRLIERVFEYGSAVDAIEQGFQKAEIEQSAYRIANEIDSGERVVVGVNRFVMDTEEKYEPLRVDPAIEAAQAARLARLRDERDNPGVQRALAALAKAAAGSTNVLPLMKEALRLRATVGEVCHTLRDVWGVHRPVERF, via the coding sequence GTGAACGCAGAGTCGGGTTTTCCGATCAAGCCGGTGTACGGCCCGGACGACGTGCCTCCCGGCGCCGGCCTGGATCGGCCGGGTGAGTTCCCCTACACCCGTGGCGTCTATCCCACGATGTACACCAAGCGCCCCTGGACCATGCGGCAGTACGCCGGCTTCGGCACCGCCGCCGAGTCCAACGCGCGCTATCACCAGCTGCTGGAAGCCGGCACGATGGGCCTGTCGGTGGCGTTCGACCTGCCCACCCAGATGGGTTACGACTCGGACGACCCGATCGCGCACGGCGAGGTCGGCAAGGTCGGCGTGGCGATCGACTCGATCGACGACATGCGGCAGCTGTTCGACGGCATCCCGCTGGACCGGGTGTCCACCTCGATGACCATCAACGCGCCCGGCTCGGTGCTGCTGCTGCTCTACCAGCTGGTCGCCGAGGAGCAGGGGGTGCCCGGCGCCGCCCTGCAGGGCACCATCCAGAACGACATCCTGAAGGAGTACATCGCCCGCGGGACGTACATCTTCCCGCCCAAGCCGTCGCTGCGGCTGGTGGCCGACACCTTCGCCTACTGCCGGGCCGAGATCCCGAAGTGGAACACCATCTCGATCTCCGGCTACCACATGGCCGAGGCCGGCGCGACGCCCGCGCAGGAGATCGCGTTCACCCTGGCCAACGGCATCGAGTACGTCCGGGCCGCGATCGCCGCGGGCCTGGCCGTCGACGACTTCGCGCCCCGGCTGTCGTTCTTCTTCGTGGCCCGTACCACGCTGCTGGAGGAGATCGCCAAGTTCCGTGCCGCGCGCCGCATGTGGGCCCGGATCATGCGGGACGACTTCGGCGCCAAGGACCCGAAGTCGATGATGCTGCGGTTCCACACCCAGACGGCGGGCGTGCAGCTGACCGCCCAGCAGCCGGAGGTCAACCTGATCCGGGTGGCGATCCAGGCGCTGGGCGCGGTCGCCGGTGGGACGCAGTCGCTGCACACCAACTCGTACGACGAGGCCATCGCCCTGCCGACCGAGAAGTCCGCCCGGCTCGCGCTGCGCACCCAGCAGGTGCTGGCCTACGAGAGCGGCCTGACCGGCACCGTCGACCCGTTCGCCGGCTCGTACGCGGTGGAGGCGATGACCGACGCGGTGGAGCGGGAGGCGACCCGCCTGATCGAGCGGGTCTTCGAGTACGGCTCCGCGGTCGACGCGATCGAGCAGGGTTTCCAGAAGGCGGAAATCGAGCAGTCGGCGTACCGTATCGCCAACGAGATCGACAGCGGCGAACGTGTCGTGGTCGGTGTCAACCGGTTCGTCATGGACACCGAGGAGAAGTACGAGCCGCTGCGGGTCGACCCGGCGATCGAGGCGGCCCAGGCGGCGCGGCTCGCCCGGCTGCGGGACGAGCGGGACAATCCGGGCGTACAGCGCGCCCTGGCCGCATTGGCGAAGGCCGCCGCCGGAAGCACGAACGTCCTACCGTTGATGAAGGAGGCGCTACGACTCCGTGCCACGGTGGGGGAGGTCTGCCACACGCTGCGCGACGTGTGGGGCGTCCATCGGCCGGTCGAGCGGTTCTGA
- a CDS encoding phospho-sugar mutase, translating into MAPEVDIELRATAEAWLADDPDPAAQSELRELIDGLPATAAELRDRFAGPLTFGTAGLRGRLRAGPNGMNLAVVTRAAAGLVAWLAEQGGEGPLVIGYDARHGSREFAEQTARVATGAGREALLMPSVLPTPVLAYAVRALDAVAGVMVTASHNPPQDNGYKVYLGGRLGGPAGDGAQIVPPADTGIEAAIRAVGSVTSVPLGEAGRVLGEEIVSSYVDRAAAVPAAGGPRDLVVAYTPLHGVGGGTLTAAFAAAGFATPAVVADQAEPDPEFPTVAFPNPEEPGAMDHLLALAGHIGADLAIANDPDADRCAVAIPGPDGGWRPLRGDELGVLLADHLIRRGTPGTYATTIVSSTLLGRLCAARGVPYAETLTGFKWIVRAAEDLAFGYEEALGYCVAPAMVRDKDGITAALTVAELAAALKAEGRTLADRLDELSVEFGVHATDQLSVRVDDLAEIGLAMGRARSNPPATLLGMPVTEVADRLPENDVLTFRTGNARVVIRPSGTEPKLKAYLEVVEPVAGGDLAAARTRAAAALTALRAEIAAVLGV; encoded by the coding sequence ATGGCACCAGAAGTTGATATTGAACTCCGGGCGACGGCCGAGGCCTGGCTCGCGGACGACCCGGATCCAGCAGCTCAGTCCGAGCTGCGTGAACTGATCGATGGTCTGCCGGCCACCGCGGCCGAGCTGCGGGACCGATTCGCCGGACCGCTCACGTTCGGGACGGCGGGGCTGCGCGGCCGGCTCCGCGCCGGGCCCAACGGGATGAACCTCGCGGTGGTCACCCGCGCCGCGGCGGGCCTGGTGGCCTGGCTGGCCGAGCAGGGCGGCGAGGGCCCGCTGGTGATCGGCTACGACGCCCGGCACGGCTCCCGGGAGTTCGCCGAGCAGACCGCCCGGGTGGCGACCGGCGCCGGTCGCGAGGCGCTGCTGATGCCGTCGGTGCTGCCCACCCCGGTGCTGGCGTACGCGGTGCGGGCCCTGGACGCGGTGGCCGGCGTGATGGTCACCGCCAGTCACAACCCGCCGCAGGACAACGGCTACAAGGTCTACCTGGGCGGGCGGCTCGGCGGTCCGGCCGGGGACGGCGCGCAGATCGTGCCGCCGGCCGACACCGGCATCGAGGCGGCCATCCGGGCGGTCGGGAGCGTCACGTCGGTCCCGCTGGGCGAGGCCGGCCGGGTTCTCGGCGAGGAGATCGTCTCCTCGTACGTCGATCGCGCCGCCGCCGTGCCCGCCGCCGGCGGCCCGCGGGACCTGGTCGTCGCGTACACCCCGCTGCACGGCGTCGGGGGCGGCACCCTGACCGCCGCGTTCGCCGCCGCCGGGTTCGCCACCCCGGCCGTGGTCGCCGACCAGGCCGAGCCGGACCCCGAGTTCCCCACCGTCGCGTTCCCCAACCCGGAGGAGCCGGGCGCGATGGACCACCTGCTCGCGCTGGCCGGCCACATCGGGGCGGACCTGGCGATCGCCAACGACCCGGACGCCGACCGCTGCGCGGTGGCGATCCCCGGGCCGGACGGCGGCTGGCGGCCGCTGCGCGGCGACGAGCTCGGGGTGCTGCTCGCCGACCACCTGATCCGACGCGGCACGCCCGGCACGTACGCCACCACGATCGTGTCGTCGACGCTGCTGGGCCGGCTGTGCGCGGCGCGCGGGGTGCCGTACGCGGAGACCCTGACCGGCTTCAAGTGGATCGTCCGGGCCGCCGAGGACCTGGCGTTCGGATACGAGGAGGCGCTCGGCTACTGCGTCGCCCCGGCCATGGTGCGCGACAAGGACGGCATCACCGCGGCGCTGACCGTGGCCGAGCTGGCCGCCGCCCTGAAGGCCGAGGGGCGCACGCTCGCCGACCGGCTTGACGAACTGTCCGTCGAGTTCGGCGTGCACGCCACCGACCAGCTCTCGGTGCGGGTGGACGACCTGGCCGAGATCGGGCTGGCGATGGGGCGGGCCCGGAGCAACCCGCCGGCCACGCTGCTCGGGATGCCGGTCACCGAGGTCGCCGACCGGCTGCCGGAGAACGACGTGCTGACCTTCCGCACCGGGAACGCCCGCGTGGTGATCCGCCCGTCCGGCACCGAACCGAAGCTCAAGGCGTACCTCGAAGTGGTGGAGCCGGTCGCCGGCGGTGACCTGGCGGCGGCCCGGACCCGGGCCGCGGCCGCGCTGACCGCCCTGCGCGCGGAGATCGCGGCGGTTCTCGGCGTCTGA
- a CDS encoding DUF4349 domain-containing protein has translation MRKRGHIWLGAVLLAGALLTGCGADGAAEDSGSGSAAQPAAVDANPAEPAAGAAQHGRDTAAQAPPDVAQRSIVYTGTITVRVGDVNAAAAQITGIAGGTGGFVGGDDRHSGADGSDTATLKLRIPAAKFGSALEQIAGLGEEQSRAINTEDVTEQVVDLDARIAVQQARVDSGRKLLGQAKSLDDLVMLEKEVASRESDLASLQAKKRRLADLTALSTVTVVLLGPEAPAQPAEDDGPAGFLGGLAGGWRALVASLGVLLTVLGALLPWLLALGLPAYGLLHLSRRYRRARGGEEVPATPAPPAETPATP, from the coding sequence ATGCGGAAACGGGGACACATCTGGCTCGGCGCCGTGCTGCTTGCCGGAGCGCTCCTGACCGGTTGCGGCGCCGACGGCGCGGCCGAGGACTCCGGCTCGGGCAGCGCCGCCCAGCCGGCCGCGGTCGACGCGAACCCGGCCGAGCCCGCCGCCGGGGCCGCCCAGCACGGCAGGGACACCGCCGCCCAGGCGCCGCCGGACGTGGCGCAGCGTTCGATCGTCTACACCGGCACGATCACCGTGCGGGTCGGCGACGTGAACGCGGCTGCCGCCCAGATCACCGGCATCGCGGGCGGCACGGGCGGGTTCGTCGGCGGCGACGACCGGCACAGCGGCGCCGACGGGTCCGACACCGCCACGCTCAAGCTGCGGATCCCCGCCGCGAAGTTCGGCTCGGCGCTGGAGCAGATCGCCGGGCTGGGCGAGGAGCAGAGCCGTGCGATCAACACCGAGGACGTCACCGAGCAGGTCGTCGACCTGGACGCCCGGATCGCGGTGCAGCAGGCCCGGGTGGACAGCGGCCGCAAGCTGCTCGGCCAGGCCAAGTCGCTCGACGACCTGGTGATGCTGGAGAAGGAGGTGGCCAGCCGGGAGTCCGACCTGGCGTCGTTGCAGGCCAAGAAGCGCCGGCTGGCCGACCTGACCGCGCTCAGCACGGTCACCGTGGTCCTGCTCGGCCCCGAGGCGCCGGCCCAGCCCGCCGAGGACGACGGTCCCGCCGGTTTCCTGGGCGGGCTGGCCGGCGGCTGGCGGGCCCTGGTGGCGTCGCTGGGCGTGCTGCTGACCGTCCTCGGCGCGCTGCTGCCCTGGCTCCTCGCGCTGGGCCTGCCGGCGTACGGCCTCCTCCACCTGAGCCGCCGCTACCGCCGCGCCCGCGGCGGCGAGGAGGTACCGGCCACGCCCGCGCCGCCCGCGGAGACTCCGGCCACTCCGTGA
- a CDS encoding bifunctional glycosyltransferase/CDP-glycerol:glycerophosphate glycerophosphotransferase, whose product MSAALTVVTTAWRVQGYLTECLDSVLRHQHDTPVELVAVDDASPDHCGALIDERAAADPRVVAVHLASRRGPGGARNAGLDRATGDYVWFVDGDDRIVPAALGVIADRLRAEQPDVLVVGVARERWDRRVSRWTVPGDEVRSGPAALAAPPPPLGGLIVRRALLIEAGIRFRPGLYEDHAFGYETLLAARTVATVGHACYVARPDRLGSLRGAGSPEHATAVAQYEHPLTRPAAATAEPQLRRAAVRRAVDESLGVLATRVPAAARRGMFAEVSRLLRAHSPGGLGGLRLALVAGDRYRTYRALRALRRIPRRVAGPARRFRDVLRKAGLRLYYHWQLRRPLDDNLAVYAAYWYRGYACNPAAIYEKAAELAPHVRGVWVVGNGHEAPAGVVVVRPGTRPYFRALARARYLVNNATFPPYVVKRRGQVHVQTHHGTPLKTMGLDQPRFPASLRGFDAERMRRNLAKWDFSISANRHTTLLWDRQFPIGGETLETGYPRNDRLALATAADIAAARAELGVAAHERVVLYAPTHREWHPVFTPVLDVDALAEALGPDTRVLLRGHYFYDALGFPPRHPRVLDVSRHPSIERLCLAADVMITDFSSVMFDYAVLDRPLVIFAPDWDVYRAVRGVSFDLATDHPGTFARTFDELVDAFRGGRVDDAAAAARRARFRARFCSLEDGHASERVVRRVFLGQPSGRPPST is encoded by the coding sequence ATGAGCGCTGCGCTCACCGTCGTCACGACCGCGTGGCGGGTCCAGGGGTACCTGACCGAATGCCTGGACTCGGTCCTGCGCCACCAGCACGACACCCCGGTCGAGCTGGTGGCGGTGGACGACGCGTCCCCGGACCACTGCGGCGCGCTGATCGACGAGCGGGCGGCCGCGGACCCGCGGGTCGTCGCCGTGCACCTGGCGAGCCGGCGGGGCCCGGGCGGGGCCCGTAACGCCGGCCTGGACCGGGCGACCGGGGACTACGTCTGGTTCGTCGACGGCGACGACCGGATCGTGCCCGCCGCGCTGGGGGTGATCGCGGACCGGTTGCGCGCCGAGCAGCCGGACGTGCTGGTCGTCGGGGTGGCCCGGGAGCGCTGGGACCGCCGGGTCAGCCGGTGGACCGTGCCGGGCGACGAGGTGCGCTCCGGCCCGGCGGCGCTGGCCGCGCCGCCACCCCCGCTGGGCGGCCTGATCGTTCGCCGCGCTCTGCTGATCGAGGCGGGCATCCGGTTCCGGCCGGGACTCTACGAGGACCACGCGTTCGGGTACGAGACCCTGCTGGCCGCCCGCACCGTCGCCACCGTCGGGCACGCCTGCTACGTGGCCCGCCCGGACCGTCTCGGCTCGCTGCGCGGCGCCGGCTCGCCGGAGCACGCCACCGCCGTCGCCCAGTACGAGCACCCGCTCACCCGGCCGGCCGCCGCGACCGCCGAGCCGCAGCTGCGCCGCGCCGCCGTGCGCCGGGCGGTCGACGAGTCGCTCGGGGTCCTGGCGACCCGGGTGCCGGCGGCGGCCCGGCGCGGCATGTTCGCCGAGGTGTCCCGGTTGCTGCGCGCGCACTCCCCGGGCGGGCTCGGCGGCCTGCGGCTCGCGCTGGTCGCCGGGGACCGGTACCGGACGTACCGCGCGCTGCGAGCCCTGCGCCGGATCCCGCGCCGGGTCGCCGGCCCGGCCCGCCGGTTCCGCGACGTCCTGCGCAAGGCCGGCCTGCGTCTGTACTACCACTGGCAGCTGCGCCGCCCGCTGGACGACAACCTCGCGGTGTACGCCGCGTACTGGTACCGCGGGTACGCCTGCAACCCGGCCGCGATCTACGAGAAGGCCGCCGAGCTGGCCCCGCACGTCCGCGGGGTCTGGGTGGTCGGGAACGGTCACGAGGCGCCCGCCGGGGTCGTCGTCGTCCGGCCCGGCACCCGCCCCTACTTCCGCGCCCTGGCCCGCGCGAGGTACCTGGTCAACAACGCCACCTTCCCGCCGTACGTGGTGAAGCGCCGCGGCCAGGTCCACGTGCAGACCCACCACGGCACCCCGCTCAAGACGATGGGGCTGGACCAGCCGCGGTTCCCCGCCTCGCTGCGCGGGTTCGACGCCGAGCGGATGCGCCGCAACCTGGCCAAATGGGACTTCAGCATCAGCGCGAACCGGCACACCACGCTGCTGTGGGACCGGCAGTTCCCGATCGGCGGGGAGACCCTGGAGACCGGCTACCCACGCAACGACCGGCTGGCGCTGGCCACCGCGGCGGACATCGCCGCGGCCCGCGCCGAGCTGGGCGTCGCCGCGCACGAGCGGGTGGTGCTCTACGCGCCGACGCACCGTGAGTGGCACCCGGTCTTCACCCCGGTGCTGGACGTGGACGCGCTGGCCGAGGCGCTCGGCCCGGACACCCGGGTGCTGCTGCGCGGGCACTACTTCTACGACGCGCTGGGCTTCCCGCCGCGGCACCCGCGGGTGCTCGACGTGTCCCGGCACCCGTCGATCGAGCGGCTCTGCCTGGCCGCGGACGTGATGATCACCGATTTCTCCTCGGTGATGTTCGACTACGCGGTGCTGGACCGGCCGCTGGTGATCTTCGCGCCGGACTGGGACGTCTACCGGGCGGTCCGCGGCGTCTCCTTCGACCTGGCCACCGACCATCCCGGCACCTTCGCCCGCACCTTCGACGAGCTGGTCGACGCGTTCCGCGGGGGCCGGGTGGACGACGCCGCGGCGGCCGCGCGGCGGGCCCGGTTCCGTGCGCGGTTCTGCTCGCTGGAGGACGGGCACGCCAGCGAGCGGGTGGTCCGGCGGGTGTTCCTCGGTCAGCCGTCCGGTCGTCCCCCGTCCACCTGA
- a CDS encoding GOLPH3/VPS74 family protein, whose protein sequence is MTSIPLAEELLLLAYDDQTGKATGSRIGLDLGMAAAVLIDLALAGRVAYVDGYLQVKDTTPIGDTVADAVLTKLAGDPPHTPAQWLQRLRHRLRTRVLEDLCARGVVKDVDETQLDFIHVHRYPTTDPAFEAEIRERLTEALTSDRVPDERTAALATLLCAARMEPALKLPAEEVERAHRRLEEISAGAGFAGGANLEDSIVRPSVALVVATLGKAISAALGTPKAS, encoded by the coding sequence ATGACGTCCATTCCGCTCGCCGAGGAACTCCTCCTTCTCGCGTACGACGACCAGACAGGCAAAGCGACCGGCTCCCGGATCGGCCTCGATCTCGGCATGGCCGCGGCTGTGCTGATCGATCTGGCGCTGGCGGGCCGGGTCGCCTACGTCGATGGCTACCTGCAGGTCAAGGACACGACGCCGATCGGGGACACGGTCGCCGACGCGGTGCTCACGAAACTGGCCGGCGACCCGCCGCACACCCCGGCGCAGTGGCTGCAGCGGCTGCGGCACCGGCTGCGCACCCGGGTGCTGGAGGACCTGTGCGCCCGCGGGGTGGTGAAGGACGTCGACGAGACCCAGCTCGACTTCATCCACGTGCACCGCTACCCGACCACCGACCCGGCGTTCGAGGCGGAGATCCGCGAGCGGCTCACCGAGGCGCTGACCAGCGACCGGGTGCCGGACGAGCGCACCGCGGCGCTGGCCACCCTGCTCTGCGCGGCCCGGATGGAGCCGGCCCTGAAGCTGCCCGCCGAGGAGGTCGAGCGGGCCCACCGGCGGCTTGAGGAGATCTCGGCCGGGGCCGGGTTCGCGGGCGGTGCGAACCTGGAGGACTCGATCGTGCGCCCCAGCGTCGCTCTCGTGGTCGCCACCCTGGGCAAGGCCATCTCGGCCGCCCTCGGCACGCCCAAGGCCTCCTGA
- a CDS encoding serine/threonine-protein kinase: MTQIPTWSSGDAASLSGRAAPGTLIGGRYTLRAAVGHGGMGTVWRAADTLLRRDVAIKEVILPPGLAPSDRDAMYERTMREARAAAALQHPAVVQVYDVVHENGRPWIVMELLEARSLADMVIEDGPVASRVVAKIGIALLGALEVAHAHGVLHRDVKPANVLICSDGRCVLTDFGVARMPTDVQLTTPGMVLGSPHFISPERAMGHEFGPPSDLFSLGVTLYTAIEGRPPFDKGDPIETMHAVVEDPPAPVVRAGSLTPVLMGLLEKNPAQRMDVQTARTLLRQQLAGPLASKNPPHMMTDPYSVVPTRPVSPPPEAPTQPIPPQPSGQIGGRAMLSPGESLTDHLNKLEQQNSGGRRRAPQAPDPGYPTGAMPAHQIPATTGATSVIPPQDAWLPGGARQGTVVTSPAAKRRMAVQNAAQAVRDTTDRAVRTFRGWPRNRQLAVGGGVAAALALILVLSLTGGDDAPPAAPVAAPDSSAPAVSAAVQTQDYRGNKAISVKVPAGWKRTVNGNYVDYIDPADKLRKVRVLAEPGKATPARFVTEIAPNGLKKSANCPKPFRSVGTTEDVQMAGHPAAQLEYTCGTGDAMRHGLWRMTQVDGTMYSFFLSTPAAEFDGSRKYFDAMAESFQLNL, encoded by the coding sequence GTGACTCAGATTCCGACGTGGAGCAGCGGCGACGCGGCCTCCCTCAGCGGACGTGCGGCCCCCGGCACGCTGATCGGCGGGCGGTACACCCTGCGCGCCGCGGTGGGTCACGGCGGCATGGGCACGGTCTGGCGGGCGGCGGACACGCTGCTGCGCCGTGATGTGGCGATCAAGGAGGTCATCCTCCCGCCGGGGCTGGCGCCCAGCGACCGCGACGCGATGTACGAGCGGACCATGCGCGAGGCGCGGGCCGCCGCCGCCCTGCAGCACCCCGCGGTCGTGCAGGTCTACGACGTCGTCCACGAGAACGGCCGCCCGTGGATCGTGATGGAGCTGCTGGAGGCGCGCAGCCTCGCCGACATGGTGATCGAGGACGGCCCGGTGGCGTCCCGGGTGGTCGCCAAGATCGGCATCGCGCTGCTCGGCGCGCTGGAGGTGGCGCACGCACACGGCGTGCTGCACCGCGACGTCAAGCCGGCCAACGTGCTGATCTGCTCGGACGGCCGGTGCGTGCTGACCGACTTCGGCGTCGCCCGGATGCCCACCGACGTGCAGCTGACCACGCCGGGCATGGTGCTCGGCTCGCCGCACTTCATCTCCCCCGAGCGGGCGATGGGCCACGAGTTCGGCCCGCCCAGCGACCTGTTCTCGCTCGGCGTGACGCTGTACACGGCGATCGAGGGCCGCCCGCCGTTCGACAAGGGCGACCCGATCGAGACGATGCACGCGGTCGTCGAGGACCCGCCCGCCCCGGTGGTCCGGGCCGGCTCGCTCACCCCGGTGCTGATGGGCCTGCTGGAGAAGAACCCGGCCCAGCGGATGGACGTGCAGACCGCGCGCACCCTGCTGCGGCAGCAGCTGGCCGGCCCGCTGGCCAGCAAGAACCCGCCGCACATGATGACCGATCCGTACTCGGTCGTCCCGACCCGGCCGGTCTCGCCGCCGCCCGAGGCGCCGACCCAGCCGATCCCGCCGCAGCCCAGCGGCCAGATCGGCGGCCGGGCCATGCTCAGCCCGGGCGAGTCGCTCACCGACCACCTGAACAAGCTGGAGCAGCAGAACTCCGGGGGCCGGCGACGCGCCCCGCAGGCGCCGGACCCGGGGTATCCGACCGGCGCCATGCCGGCCCACCAGATCCCCGCGACCACCGGCGCGACCAGCGTGATCCCGCCGCAGGACGCCTGGCTGCCGGGCGGCGCGCGGCAGGGCACCGTGGTCACCAGCCCGGCGGCGAAACGCCGGATGGCCGTGCAGAACGCCGCCCAGGCGGTCCGCGACACCACGGACCGGGCGGTGCGGACGTTCCGCGGCTGGCCGCGCAACAGGCAGCTGGCGGTCGGCGGTGGCGTGGCCGCGGCGCTCGCGCTGATCCTCGTCCTCTCGCTCACCGGCGGCGACGACGCTCCCCCGGCCGCCCCGGTGGCCGCCCCGGACAGCAGCGCGCCCGCCGTGTCGGCTGCCGTGCAGACCCAGGACTACCGGGGCAACAAGGCCATCTCGGTGAAGGTGCCGGCCGGCTGGAAGCGCACCGTGAACGGCAACTACGTCGACTACATCGACCCGGCCGACAAGCTGCGCAAGGTGCGTGTGCTGGCCGAGCCGGGCAAGGCCACCCCGGCCCGGTTCGTCACCGAGATCGCGCCGAACGGCCTGAAAAAATCAGCCAACTGTCCCAAGCCGTTCAGATCGGTCGGCACCACCGAGGACGTCCAGATGGCCGGCCACCCGGCCGCGCAGCTGGAGTACACCTGCGGCACCGGTGACGCGATGCGGCACGGACTGTGGCGGATGACCCAGGTCGACGGCACGATGTACTCGTTCTTCCTGAGCACTCCGGCGGCCGAGTTCGACGGGAGCAGGAAGTATTTCGACGCGATGGCGGAGAGCTTCCAGCTCAACCTGTGA